One window of the Natrinema sp. HArc-T2 genome contains the following:
- a CDS encoding DUF5790 family protein, with protein sequence MSQATLGDDEELFGEAATEMRADVESSLADAWAALPDADDIWETDANNVLGALNGLNSALEVGDAEDHLRDAKKWFTMGQRADAFDDADDLEAEIADLDEAITDISAASEQVGELTSTIPALRGTLEDAGPADDAADAADDDAGDEDEAEE encoded by the coding sequence ATGAGCCAAGCGACGCTCGGCGACGACGAGGAACTGTTCGGAGAAGCGGCCACCGAGATGCGCGCGGACGTCGAGTCCTCGCTCGCGGACGCCTGGGCGGCACTCCCCGACGCCGATGATATCTGGGAGACCGATGCCAACAACGTGCTGGGTGCCCTCAACGGACTCAATTCGGCGCTCGAGGTCGGCGACGCCGAGGATCACCTTCGCGATGCGAAAAAGTGGTTCACGATGGGCCAGCGTGCCGACGCCTTCGACGACGCCGACGACCTCGAAGCGGAGATCGCCGACCTCGACGAGGCAATCACGGACATCTCGGCGGCAAGCGAGCAGGTCGGCGAACTCACGTCGACGATTCCGGCGCTTCGCGGCACGCTCGAGGACGCCGGGCCCGCAGACGATGCAGCCGACGCAGCCGACGATGATGCGGGTGACGAGGACGAAGCCGAGGAGTAA
- the gfo6 gene encoding D-xylose 1-dehydrogenase Gfo6 encodes MALEDAFSDFMRRDWEAETTTGTVRLAVIGVGHFARQRALPAIADSARCETTVLVASPPESVADVAETYGVDHVVDYDPFLEGACVDAYDAVYIAAPNAVHGQYATAAADFEKHVLCEKPLETTVERARAVVDACADAGVTLMTAYRLQAEPTVRRTRELVQDGVIGDVVQVHGGFSHPLLEEADPDTWRLDPDVAGGGALVDLGIYPLNTIRFVLACEPTGVYATTRSEDPPFANVDEHVAIQLEYETGATASCTASFDAHARSALELVGTDGMIDIESPFGGVVPQEMVVESGDVRMEYTGPRVDEVREEFDYFGYCVLTGADPEPDGEDGLADLRAIEAAYEAAETGRQVSLE; translated from the coding sequence ATGGCACTCGAGGACGCCTTTTCGGATTTTATGCGACGAGATTGGGAGGCTGAGACGACCACGGGCACGGTCCGACTCGCCGTCATCGGGGTCGGCCACTTCGCACGCCAGCGTGCGCTCCCCGCGATCGCCGACAGCGCGCGCTGTGAGACGACGGTACTCGTCGCCAGCCCGCCTGAGAGCGTGGCCGACGTCGCCGAAACGTACGGCGTCGACCACGTCGTCGACTACGATCCCTTCCTCGAGGGGGCCTGCGTCGACGCCTACGACGCGGTCTACATCGCGGCACCGAACGCCGTCCACGGCCAGTACGCGACCGCGGCAGCCGACTTCGAGAAGCACGTCCTCTGTGAGAAGCCCCTCGAGACGACTGTCGAGCGCGCACGAGCTGTCGTCGACGCCTGTGCCGATGCCGGCGTGACGCTGATGACGGCCTATCGGTTGCAGGCCGAACCGACGGTGCGTCGTACGCGCGAACTCGTCCAGGATGGCGTGATCGGCGATGTCGTCCAGGTCCACGGCGGCTTCTCACATCCGCTGCTCGAGGAGGCCGACCCGGACACGTGGCGGCTCGATCCCGACGTTGCTGGCGGCGGCGCGCTGGTCGATCTCGGGATCTACCCGCTCAATACGATTCGGTTCGTCCTCGCGTGCGAGCCCACCGGAGTGTACGCTACCACTCGCTCGGAGGACCCTCCGTTTGCAAACGTCGACGAACACGTCGCCATTCAACTCGAGTACGAGACCGGTGCGACGGCCTCCTGTACGGCGAGTTTCGACGCCCACGCTCGCAGCGCGCTCGAGTTGGTCGGCACCGACGGGATGATCGACATCGAGTCACCGTTCGGCGGCGTCGTCCCCCAGGAGATGGTCGTCGAGAGTGGTGACGTTCGCATGGAGTACACCGGTCCACGAGTCGACGAGGTCCGCGAGGAGTTCGACTACTTCGGTTACTGTGTGCTGACGGGGGCCGATCCCGAACCCGACGGCGAGGACGGACTGGCCGACTTGCGCGCGATCGAGGCCGCCTACGAGGCTGCCGAGACGGGGCGGCAGGTTTCCCTCGAGTGA
- a CDS encoding creatininase family protein, with the protein MDLTAATWTDVGDLETDLAVVPVGSTEQHGPHAPLGTDVLTAEAVADAGIERVEREVARAPAIPVGVAAEHRQFPGTMWVSEDTFRDYVGEAVESLSYHGFDRVIIVNGHGGNVDALREVGGRLTRTGDAYVVPFTWFEAVGEHSDDMGHGGPLETALLRHCEPDLVREDRIDEARTGAADGWGDWTSHVNLAYDSAEFAENGVVGDPADGDAQRGETLLELAADSLARLLETVAERDVARPDHR; encoded by the coding sequence ATGGATCTCACAGCGGCGACGTGGACGGATGTGGGTGATCTCGAGACGGATCTCGCGGTCGTTCCGGTCGGCAGCACGGAACAACACGGCCCGCACGCACCCCTCGGGACGGACGTGCTCACTGCGGAAGCGGTCGCCGACGCGGGAATCGAGCGAGTCGAGCGCGAGGTCGCCCGCGCGCCGGCGATTCCGGTCGGGGTCGCCGCGGAACACCGCCAGTTCCCCGGGACGATGTGGGTCTCCGAAGACACGTTCCGCGACTACGTCGGCGAGGCCGTCGAAAGCCTCTCTTACCACGGCTTCGACCGCGTCATTATAGTCAACGGTCACGGCGGCAACGTCGACGCCCTCCGGGAGGTCGGTGGCCGGCTGACGCGAACCGGCGACGCCTACGTCGTTCCCTTCACCTGGTTCGAGGCCGTTGGCGAGCACAGCGATGATATGGGCCACGGCGGCCCGCTCGAGACCGCACTGCTTCGCCACTGCGAGCCAGACCTTGTTCGGGAGGATCGAATCGACGAGGCTCGAACCGGCGCAGCCGACGGCTGGGGCGACTGGACGAGTCACGTCAATCTGGCCTACGACTCGGCGGAGTTCGCGGAAAACGGCGTCGTCGGCGATCCTGCCGATGGCGACGCCCAGCGCGGGGAGACACTGCTCGAGTTAGCTGCCGACTCGCTGGCCCGGCTGCTCGAGACGGTCGCCGAGCGTGACGTGGCGCGGCCCGACCACCGGTAA
- a CDS encoding MGMT family protein — translation MEDVTDAGIYARESSYLDRYVQVGAASGRVLSVSFPDVPDDDAEADHPVLDRIFEYLDGLEPITFDDVQVAMTMPTDQRAVLESVQEIPYGDQVTVDTLARMTSGLDHEDDDDIIRVRTALSENPTPILIPDHRVRDGPSAAPPDVEQKLRSIEEL, via the coding sequence ATGGAGGACGTTACGGACGCCGGAATCTACGCGCGGGAATCGTCGTATCTCGACCGGTACGTGCAAGTGGGGGCTGCCAGTGGACGGGTCCTCAGCGTTTCGTTTCCAGACGTGCCCGACGACGACGCCGAGGCGGACCACCCCGTTCTCGATCGCATCTTCGAGTACTTAGACGGCCTCGAGCCGATCACGTTCGACGACGTGCAGGTCGCGATGACCATGCCCACTGACCAGCGAGCGGTCCTCGAGAGCGTCCAGGAGATTCCCTACGGCGACCAGGTCACCGTCGACACGCTCGCCCGGATGACATCGGGACTCGATCACGAAGACGACGACGACATCATCCGCGTTCGGACTGCACTTTCCGAGAACCCGACGCCGATTCTCATCCCGGACCATCGGGTCCGTGACGGTCCAAGCGCCGCGCCGCCGGACGTCGAGCAGAAATTACGGTCGATCGAGGAACTCTAA
- a CDS encoding DUF192 domain-containing protein produces the protein MAFGRMGKTLLAIAILSIAGVVLLQAGLVSTPWGPDSGEVRVVDDADSDEPKAVIDVEVADSVDERYTGLSNHDSLEPGNGMLFVHGSEQDLTYVMREMDFDIDIIFIGADGEITTIHHARAPGPNEDGNDLEYSGRGKWVLEVPRGYTNETGIEVGDEIDIDLESNQTTITSLGTGDRA, from the coding sequence ATGGCATTCGGGCGCATGGGAAAGACACTGCTCGCCATTGCGATCCTCTCGATCGCCGGTGTCGTCCTCCTACAGGCCGGACTCGTCTCGACGCCGTGGGGGCCCGACAGCGGAGAGGTACGGGTGGTCGACGACGCCGACAGCGACGAGCCGAAAGCAGTCATCGACGTCGAGGTTGCGGACTCTGTCGATGAACGCTACACCGGGCTGAGCAACCACGACTCGCTCGAGCCGGGTAATGGAATGTTGTTCGTCCACGGAAGCGAACAAGACCTGACCTACGTGATGCGCGAGATGGACTTCGATATCGACATCATCTTCATCGGTGCGGACGGCGAGATCACGACGATTCACCACGCCCGCGCGCCCGGCCCGAACGAAGATGGCAACGATCTCGAGTACTCCGGTCGCGGGAAATGGGTGCTTGAAGTGCCACGCGGCTACACGAACGAGACCGGAATCGAGGTCGGCGACGAGATCGACATCGACCTCGAGTCGAATCAGACGACCATCACCAGCCTCGGTACCGGTGACCGCGCGTAA
- the nadA gene encoding quinolinate synthase NadA, producing the protein MANMETAEFETDLSLFKYDNLEQLPPRYRNLEENERTERIEAALAELGDDVVILGHNYQRREIVEHADFIGDSYQLSKQAAEADAEYVIFGGVTFMAESADIITDDDQSVILPSMEASCPMAGMAEALQVDSAWAEITDAAPDANIIPITYMNSYADLKAFCASQGGLVCTSSNAHKAFEYAFEKGDKVLFLPDKHLGENTAHRLGMEDEIAQWDPWDPEGKDAAEVAESDIILWDGYCQVHERFRVEHIDRVREANPGAKVIVHPECRREVVEAADKAGSTATICETVENADPGDTWAIGTEVHLTNHLQRWHPEVDVVPLCGDACMDCNAMRQIDPNYLTWVLEELAEGREHNVIEVAPEEKELAGVALDRMLEI; encoded by the coding sequence ATGGCCAATATGGAAACGGCGGAGTTCGAAACCGATCTCAGTTTGTTCAAATACGACAATCTCGAACAACTCCCGCCACGATACCGCAATCTCGAAGAAAACGAGCGGACAGAACGCATCGAGGCGGCGCTCGCCGAACTCGGCGATGACGTCGTCATTTTGGGCCACAACTACCAGCGCCGGGAAATCGTCGAGCACGCGGACTTCATCGGCGACTCCTATCAGCTCTCGAAGCAGGCCGCCGAGGCCGACGCGGAGTACGTGATCTTCGGCGGCGTGACGTTCATGGCCGAGAGCGCCGACATCATCACAGACGACGACCAGTCGGTGATCCTCCCGAGCATGGAGGCGTCGTGTCCGATGGCCGGGATGGCCGAAGCGCTCCAGGTCGACAGTGCGTGGGCCGAAATCACCGACGCAGCGCCCGACGCCAACATCATCCCGATCACGTACATGAACTCCTACGCGGACCTCAAAGCCTTCTGTGCGAGTCAGGGGGGACTCGTCTGTACCTCCTCGAACGCGCACAAGGCCTTCGAGTACGCCTTCGAGAAGGGCGACAAGGTGCTGTTCCTGCCCGATAAACACCTCGGAGAGAACACTGCCCACCGACTCGGCATGGAAGACGAAATCGCCCAGTGGGACCCCTGGGATCCAGAGGGCAAAGACGCCGCGGAGGTCGCCGAGAGCGATATTATCCTCTGGGACGGCTACTGTCAGGTCCACGAACGGTTCCGCGTCGAGCACATCGATCGGGTTCGCGAAGCGAACCCCGGTGCAAAGGTCATCGTTCACCCCGAGTGTCGCCGCGAGGTCGTCGAAGCTGCTGACAAGGCCGGCTCGACGGCGACGATCTGTGAGACGGTCGAGAACGCTGACCCCGGCGACACCTGGGCGATCGGCACCGAGGTCCACCTCACGAACCACCTCCAGCGCTGGCATCCCGAGGTCGACGTCGTCCCGCTCTGTGGCGACGCCTGCATGGACTGTAACGCCATGCGACAGATCGACCCCAACTATCTGACCTGGGTGCTCGAGGAACTCGCCGAAGGCCGCGAACACAACGTGATCGAGGTCGCACCCGAGGAGAAAGAACTCGCGGGCGTCGCGCTCGATCGGATGCTCGAGATCTAA
- the nadC gene encoding carboxylating nicotinate-nucleotide diphosphorylase, with protein sequence MITDAQIDGWLREDVGHHDVTNQVPGETTGRLVAKESGVAAGLEAAAAVFEYLDVPVTDRLADGTAVEPGDELLRVVGSAREVLRGERVAVNIAGHASGIATRTREAVDQARAESEDVAIAATRKTTPGLRGIEKRAVVAGGGDTHRLDLSHMVMVKDNHVAELGLEEAIEHFDERTSFATKVEVEVETVADAPRAAAAGADIVLLDNMTPEQTAAAVGELTDYESVLAEASGGITLADVPDYAATGVDVISMGSLTHSAPSLDLSFRTGD encoded by the coding sequence GTGATCACCGACGCACAGATCGACGGCTGGCTCCGCGAGGACGTCGGCCACCACGACGTGACCAATCAGGTTCCCGGCGAGACGACCGGCCGGCTCGTCGCCAAAGAATCGGGCGTCGCAGCCGGTCTCGAGGCCGCGGCGGCCGTCTTCGAGTACCTCGACGTACCCGTGACCGATCGGCTCGCGGACGGCACCGCGGTCGAACCCGGTGACGAACTGCTCCGGGTCGTCGGCTCGGCCCGTGAAGTGCTGCGCGGCGAGCGCGTCGCCGTCAACATTGCGGGCCACGCCTCTGGGATCGCGACGCGGACCCGCGAGGCGGTCGACCAGGCGCGAGCCGAGTCCGAGGACGTCGCGATCGCCGCGACCCGCAAGACCACGCCCGGCCTGCGCGGCATCGAGAAGCGCGCGGTCGTCGCGGGCGGCGGCGACACCCACCGGCTCGATCTTTCCCATATGGTGATGGTCAAGGACAACCACGTCGCCGAGTTGGGGCTCGAGGAGGCGATCGAACACTTCGACGAACGGACCTCGTTCGCGACGAAAGTCGAGGTCGAGGTCGAAACTGTCGCCGACGCCCCGCGGGCAGCCGCGGCGGGTGCGGACATCGTCTTGCTCGACAACATGACACCCGAGCAGACGGCGGCGGCTGTCGGCGAACTCACAGACTACGAGAGCGTGCTGGCCGAAGCTAGCGGCGGCATCACCCTTGCGGACGTGCCCGACTATGCCGCGACGGGTGTCGACGTGATCTCGATGGGATCGCTCACGCACTCCGCACCGTCGCTCGATCTGTCGTTTCGAACCGGGGACTAA
- a CDS encoding L-aspartate oxidase: MTETDTSTATTTDGETTDVLVVGSGIAGCAAALSAAREGAEVLLLTKATKPDDASTDWAQGGISTTRGDPESLKQDIIDASDGTADPAVVDTLVNHADDAVEDVLIDTIGVDFDETAEGDLDYTREAAHSAFRILHVDAATGTHILRPFLNHIDDHDRIEVRQDTAALELITAEGRVHGVVSDEEPTGHPIYAGATVLATGGVGALYSRSTNPDDATGDGIAMAALAGADVTDMEYIQFHPTAYAGEDPFLLSEALRGEGAVLRNGDGERFMDDYHPQGDLAPRDVVARAVKAEREATGEVVLDVGPLEFESDYPAIAEKCRDRGIDGDEIPVAPSEHFLCGGIDVDDRGRTSLDRLYAVGECARTGVHGANRLASTSLLEGLVWGLRAGEDATGFDSEVVEAPELLNRDPDLPARFAAEKFTRLQQTMDEYLGLERGPDEITRASAVLRRLKGEVDAYIRTRTARDLYELRNASVVALLIARAAGENTESVGCHHVDDEPRASH; encoded by the coding sequence ATGACTGAAACAGACACCAGCACGGCGACGACGACAGACGGTGAAACGACCGACGTGCTCGTCGTCGGCAGCGGAATCGCAGGCTGTGCAGCCGCTCTGTCGGCCGCACGAGAGGGCGCAGAGGTCCTCCTGCTGACGAAAGCGACGAAACCCGACGATGCCAGTACCGACTGGGCGCAGGGCGGGATCTCGACGACGCGAGGGGACCCAGAGAGCCTCAAACAGGACATCATCGACGCCAGCGACGGTACCGCCGATCCCGCGGTCGTCGACACCCTCGTCAACCACGCCGACGACGCCGTTGAGGACGTTCTCATCGACACTATCGGGGTCGACTTCGACGAGACCGCCGAGGGGGACCTCGATTATACGCGCGAGGCCGCGCACTCCGCGTTCCGCATTCTCCACGTCGACGCCGCGACCGGCACCCACATCCTTCGACCGTTCCTGAACCACATCGACGACCACGACCGCATCGAGGTTCGTCAGGATACGGCTGCGCTCGAGCTGATCACCGCCGAGGGGCGCGTTCACGGCGTCGTCAGCGATGAGGAGCCCACCGGCCACCCGATCTACGCCGGCGCGACCGTCCTCGCGACCGGCGGGGTCGGCGCGCTCTACAGCCGGTCGACCAACCCCGACGACGCCACCGGCGACGGCATCGCCATGGCCGCGCTCGCGGGCGCGGACGTCACGGACATGGAGTATATCCAGTTCCATCCGACCGCCTACGCCGGCGAGGACCCGTTCCTCCTCTCCGAGGCGCTGCGCGGCGAGGGGGCCGTCCTCCGCAACGGCGACGGCGAGCGATTCATGGATGACTACCACCCGCAGGGCGACCTCGCACCGCGGGATGTCGTCGCCCGCGCGGTTAAGGCCGAACGCGAGGCAACCGGCGAGGTCGTCCTCGACGTGGGTCCGCTCGAGTTCGAATCCGACTACCCCGCCATCGCCGAGAAATGTCGCGACCGCGGGATCGACGGCGACGAGATTCCGGTCGCACCGTCCGAACACTTCCTGTGTGGCGGCATCGACGTCGACGACCGCGGCCGCACCTCGCTCGATCGGCTCTACGCCGTCGGCGAGTGTGCCCGCACCGGCGTCCACGGTGCGAACCGACTGGCGAGTACGAGCCTGCTCGAGGGCCTCGTCTGGGGCCTGCGCGCGGGCGAGGACGCAACCGGGTTCGACTCCGAGGTCGTCGAGGCACCCGAACTCCTGAATCGGGATCCCGACCTGCCTGCGCGCTTCGCCGCCGAGAAGTTCACGCGGCTCCAGCAGACGATGGACGAGTATCTGGGCCTCGAGCGCGGTCCCGACGAAATCACCCGCGCGAGTGCCGTCCTCCGGCGGCTGAAAGGCGAGGTCGACGCCTACATTCGAACCCGAACGGCACGTGACCTCTACGAACTCCGGAACGCGAGCGTCGTCGCGCTGTTGATCGCGCGTGCGGCCGGAGAAAACACCGAATCGGTTGGCTGTCACCACGTCGATGACGAGCCACGTGCTAGCCACTGA
- a CDS encoding lipoate--protein ligase family protein — MRVFRGRAASIAADRDVSRRLLSIAADGEPAVRVWTPHRQVAFGRRDARLEGYERARVAATERGFPPIERDVGGRAVAYDGATTLAFARAEPVTDGRTGTTARYERTTAALEQALRTLGLEPNRGEPADSFCPGTHSLSIDAHAGERKVVGIAQRVRSEAALVAGIVLVADRGDLSDVLEAVYGALGVALAPASVGSIAAAGGPAEPEPVRAAVEDALVGDATTVSIESL, encoded by the coding sequence ATGCGCGTCTTTCGCGGCCGGGCGGCATCCATCGCGGCTGATCGCGACGTGAGTCGGCGGCTACTTTCGATCGCTGCCGACGGCGAGCCCGCCGTCCGCGTCTGGACTCCCCACCGACAGGTCGCCTTCGGTCGTCGAGACGCCCGTCTCGAGGGATACGAGCGCGCCCGTGTGGCCGCTACCGAGCGTGGGTTCCCGCCGATCGAGCGCGATGTCGGCGGTCGCGCGGTGGCCTACGACGGCGCGACGACGCTGGCGTTTGCCCGTGCCGAACCGGTTACAGACGGCAGAACCGGCACAACCGCCCGATACGAACGCACCACGGCTGCCCTCGAGCAGGCGTTGCGGACGCTCGGCCTCGAGCCGAATCGCGGCGAGCCTGCAGACTCGTTTTGTCCCGGCACGCACTCGCTCTCTATCGATGCGCACGCAGGCGAGCGCAAGGTCGTCGGCATCGCCCAGCGTGTCCGAAGCGAGGCCGCCCTCGTCGCCGGCATCGTCCTCGTAGCGGATCGCGGGGACCTCTCTGACGTGCTCGAGGCGGTCTACGGTGCGCTCGGCGTGGCGCTCGCGCCGGCGTCAGTAGGGAGTATCGCAGCTGCGGGCGGCCCAGCCGAGCCCGAGCCCGTTCGCGCAGCGGTCGAGGACGCGCTGGTCGGCGACGCGACGACCGTTTCGATCGAATCACTGTGA
- a CDS encoding MFS transporter, with product MAVPSRNSSALPSPSILKYYLYKSTKAVEFYRPIMYLFFLAQGLTFTQIAILEAVYNLTTLLGEIPTGYIGDRVGRRNSLLIGTVLISLTLLGIGLSSSFWALTALYVCWSTGYNFRSGSEDAWLYDTLTDDLSEDEFAHVRGRGESVSLAIGAGAAIIGGYLGSIDLSYPWFVAATVTAIGVFVLLTIDEPETYEQADTTGLSFRRTLSMIRRTVSQRNIRAFVLYYYVLYAAVTYLVFVFLQPIFETVVLDFGVSQTQVKSLLGWFYAAYSLFGAGLSYYTGAIRDRLGLRMWFLGLPFVVGGALVGMYFVPALALPTFLLVRGLSDVTRSFASQYINDRIETMGRATVLSAMAMVSGLAVVPFQLGSGIISDIVTPLFALAVAGVILIISSTGILLWETPIERGPS from the coding sequence ATGGCTGTTCCGTCCCGGAATTCTTCTGCTCTTCCCTCTCCGAGCATCCTGAAATATTATCTCTACAAATCGACAAAAGCGGTCGAGTTTTACCGGCCAATTATGTATCTCTTCTTTCTCGCCCAAGGGCTCACCTTTACACAGATCGCCATCCTCGAAGCGGTATACAATCTGACGACGCTGCTGGGAGAGATTCCGACAGGCTATATCGGTGACCGTGTTGGTCGGCGCAACAGTCTCCTCATTGGAACCGTCCTCATCTCACTCACACTGCTCGGAATCGGGCTATCTAGTTCCTTCTGGGCACTCACGGCCCTGTACGTGTGCTGGTCGACAGGTTACAACTTCCGCTCGGGAAGCGAAGATGCCTGGCTGTACGATACGCTCACCGATGACCTCTCGGAAGACGAGTTTGCGCACGTCCGTGGGCGGGGAGAGTCCGTTTCACTGGCGATTGGCGCAGGTGCGGCGATCATCGGTGGCTATCTCGGGAGTATTGACCTGTCGTATCCGTGGTTCGTGGCTGCCACAGTGACGGCAATCGGCGTGTTCGTCCTCCTGACGATCGACGAACCTGAAACGTATGAACAAGCCGACACCACGGGACTGAGTTTTCGGCGGACACTCTCGATGATCCGTCGGACGGTCTCACAGCGTAACATACGGGCGTTCGTTCTGTATTATTACGTTCTCTATGCGGCGGTGACGTACCTCGTGTTCGTGTTTCTCCAACCGATTTTCGAGACAGTCGTTCTCGACTTTGGTGTGTCGCAGACGCAGGTTAAATCACTGCTCGGATGGTTCTACGCGGCGTATAGTCTCTTCGGCGCAGGATTGAGCTACTACACTGGTGCGATTCGCGACCGTCTCGGACTGCGAATGTGGTTTCTGGGGCTGCCCTTCGTCGTCGGCGGGGCACTGGTGGGGATGTATTTCGTCCCGGCTCTTGCCTTGCCGACGTTCCTGCTGGTTCGCGGGCTTTCTGATGTGACGCGGTCGTTCGCTAGCCAGTATATCAACGATCGTATTGAGACGATGGGACGTGCGACTGTTCTCAGCGCCATGGCGATGGTCAGCGGACTCGCAGTTGTCCCCTTCCAACTCGGGAGTGGCATCATCTCCGACATCGTCACTCCATTGTTCGCTCTCGCTGTGGCTGGTGTCATCCTCATCATTAGTTCTACAGGAATCTTGCTCTGGGAGACACCTATCGAACGAGGACCGAGTTAG
- a CDS encoding ABC transporter ATP-binding protein produces the protein MNRSGGDEDDPFEEQRAEVENPMKRLFLEYGNDYVGAAIIGVVASVVARVLDLLPPLMLGIAIDAVIRQEIAYAAAFPVGGGLIAPYVPDGRLAQFWLTIGIIAGAFLCSAIFHWTRNWGFNTFAQNVQHDIRTDTYDEMQRLDMGFFADKQTGEMMSILSNDVNRLEKFLNDGMNSLFRLLVMVVGIGGLLLAINWQLALVALLPVPLIAGFTYLFIKTIQPKYAQVRSTVGTVNSRLENNLGGIQVIKSSTTESYESDRVEDVSQEYFDANWGAIRTRIKFFPGLRVLAGIGFVVTFLVGGLWVISGPPGPFSGELSTGMFVVFILYTQRFIWPMAQFGQIINMYQRARASSARIFGLMDEPNRVGEDPDAPDLDVTDGCVEYDDVAFSYEDRETQESTTTEPILENIDFTVEGGETLALVGPTGAGKSTVLKLLLRMYDVDEGAIRIDGQDIQDITLQSLRDSIGYVSQDTFLFYGSVEENIKYGTFDADREAVIEAAKMAEAHEFVQNLPDGYDTEVGERGVKLSGGQRQRLSIARAILRDPAILVLDEATSDVDTETEMLIQRSIDELAADRTTFAIAHRLSTIKDADGILVLEDGEIVERGTHAELLANDGLYSHLWGVQAGEIDELPEEFIERAQRRQAQTEVGDDD, from the coding sequence ATGAATCGCTCCGGCGGAGACGAGGACGATCCATTCGAGGAACAACGGGCAGAGGTCGAGAACCCGATGAAGCGGCTGTTCCTCGAGTACGGGAACGACTACGTCGGTGCGGCGATTATCGGCGTGGTCGCAAGCGTCGTCGCTCGCGTCCTCGATCTGTTGCCACCGCTGATGCTCGGGATCGCGATCGACGCCGTGATCCGTCAAGAGATCGCGTACGCGGCGGCGTTCCCGGTGGGTGGTGGCCTCATCGCACCGTACGTCCCCGACGGTCGGCTCGCCCAGTTCTGGCTGACGATCGGGATCATCGCGGGAGCGTTTCTCTGTTCGGCGATCTTCCACTGGACCCGAAACTGGGGGTTCAACACGTTCGCCCAGAACGTCCAACACGACATCCGGACCGACACCTACGACGAGATGCAGCGCCTGGACATGGGCTTCTTCGCCGATAAGCAGACTGGCGAGATGATGTCGATCCTCTCGAACGACGTTAATCGCCTCGAGAAATTCCTCAACGACGGGATGAACTCTCTGTTTCGGCTGCTCGTGATGGTGGTGGGGATCGGCGGCTTACTGCTGGCGATCAACTGGCAGCTCGCGCTGGTCGCCTTGCTGCCGGTGCCGCTGATCGCCGGTTTCACGTATCTGTTCATCAAGACCATCCAGCCGAAGTACGCACAGGTGCGCTCGACCGTCGGCACGGTCAACTCCCGGCTCGAGAACAACCTCGGCGGGATTCAGGTCATCAAGTCGAGTACGACCGAGTCCTACGAATCCGACCGCGTCGAAGACGTCTCTCAGGAGTACTTCGACGCCAACTGGGGTGCAATCCGGACGCGGATCAAGTTCTTCCCCGGGCTGCGCGTGCTCGCGGGGATCGGCTTCGTCGTCACCTTCCTCGTCGGCGGTCTCTGGGTCATCTCGGGTCCGCCGGGGCCATTCTCGGGCGAACTCAGTACCGGGATGTTCGTCGTCTTCATTCTCTATACCCAGCGATTTATTTGGCCGATGGCCCAGTTCGGACAGATCATCAATATGTACCAGCGCGCGCGAGCCTCGAGCGCGCGCATCTTCGGACTGATGGACGAACCGAACCGGGTCGGCGAAGACCCGGACGCACCCGACCTCGACGTTACCGACGGGTGCGTCGAGTACGATGATGTGGCGTTTAGCTACGAAGACCGTGAGACACAGGAGTCAACGACCACAGAGCCGATTCTCGAGAACATCGACTTCACCGTCGAAGGTGGGGAGACGCTCGCGCTGGTCGGGCCGACCGGTGCCGGCAAGTCGACGGTCCTCAAGCTCCTCTTGCGAATGTACGATGTCGACGAGGGTGCGATCCGGATCGACGGTCAGGACATCCAGGATATCACGCTCCAGAGCCTTCGCGACTCGATCGGCTACGTCAGCCAGGACACCTTCCTCTTCTACGGCAGCGTCGAAGAGAACATCAAATACGGCACCTTCGACGCCGATCGTGAAGCCGTGATCGAGGCCGCGAAGATGGCCGAAGCCCACGAGTTCGTTCAGAACCTGCCCGATGGCTACGACACCGAGGTCGGCGAACGCGGCGTCAAACTCTCCGGCGGGCAACGCCAGCGTCTCTCGATCGCCCGTGCGATCCTGCGAGATCCGGCGATCCTCGTCTTAGACGAGGCGACCAGCGACGTCGACACCGAGACCGAGATGCTCATCCAGCGGTCGATCGACGAGCTCGCGGCGGATCGAACCACGTTCGCTATCGCACACCGACTCTCGACGATCAAGGACGCAGACGGGATCCTCGTCCTCGAGGACGGCGAGATCGTCGAACGGGGAACACACGCGGAGTTGCTCGCAAACGACGGACTCTACTCGCATCTCTGGGGTGTGCAAGCCGGCGAGATCGACGAACTTCCCGAGGAGTTCATCGAACGCGCCCAGCGCCGCCAGGCACAGACGGAAGTCGGCGACGACGACTGA